Proteins encoded within one genomic window of Gloeobacter kilaueensis JS1:
- a CDS encoding GDP-mannose 4,6-dehydratase: protein MEGLGVDRFWRERSVFVTGCTGLLGSWLVEELLARGARVVGLVRDGVPRSRLVSTGLERQIVTVTGCVEDIALLQRVLNEYEVDTVFHLAAQTIVGVANRDPLATFEANIRGTWNLLEACRRTGTAGRIVVASSDKAYGDQAVLPYDEETALQGEHPYDVSKSCADLISRTYYVSYGLPVCITRCGNFYGGGDLNFNRLVPETIRSVLRGEPVAIRSDGSYIRDYFYVRDGALAYLHLAQQMDRSEVLGEAFNFSNELQLSVLEMVRRILTLMERDDLEVIILDQARNEIVHQYLSAHKARTLLGWSARYSLEAALSETIDWYRRYFARHDPSTLTLAPP, encoded by the coding sequence TTGGAAGGTCTGGGAGTAGATCGCTTCTGGCGGGAGCGATCGGTATTCGTCACCGGCTGTACGGGGCTATTGGGAAGCTGGCTGGTGGAGGAATTGCTCGCCCGTGGGGCGCGGGTGGTGGGTCTGGTGCGCGACGGGGTGCCCCGCTCGCGGCTGGTGAGCACCGGCCTGGAGCGGCAGATCGTCACTGTCACAGGCTGCGTCGAGGACATCGCCCTGCTGCAGCGGGTGCTGAACGAGTACGAGGTCGATACGGTCTTTCACCTCGCCGCCCAGACGATCGTCGGCGTTGCCAACCGCGACCCGCTCGCCACCTTCGAGGCCAATATCCGGGGGACGTGGAATCTGCTCGAAGCCTGCCGCCGCACCGGCACCGCAGGCCGGATCGTCGTCGCCTCCAGCGACAAAGCCTACGGCGATCAGGCGGTGCTTCCCTACGACGAAGAGACTGCCCTGCAGGGCGAACACCCCTACGACGTTTCTAAAAGTTGCGCGGATCTCATCAGCCGCACCTACTACGTCAGCTACGGCCTGCCGGTCTGCATCACCCGCTGCGGCAACTTCTACGGCGGCGGCGATCTCAACTTCAATCGCCTCGTTCCTGAGACGATCCGCTCCGTTTTGCGGGGCGAACCGGTGGCAATCAGAAGCGACGGCAGCTACATCCGCGACTACTTCTACGTCCGCGACGGTGCCCTCGCTTACCTGCACCTGGCCCAGCAGATGGACCGCTCCGAAGTGCTGGGGGAAGCCTTCAACTTCAGCAACGAACTGCAGCTGAGCGTGCTTGAGATGGTGCGCCGGATTCTGACGCTCATGGAGCGCGACGACCTCGAAGTGATCATCCTCGATCAGGCCCGCAACGAGATCGTCCACCAGTACCTGAGTGCCCACAAGGCGCGCACGCTCCTGGGCTGGTCTGCCCGCTACTCCCTTGAGGCGGCCCTCAGCGAAACGATCGACTGGTACCGCCGCTACTTTGCCCGCCACGACCCATCTACCCTTACCCTCGCTCCGCCATGA
- the rfbH gene encoding lipopolysaccharide biosynthesis protein RfbH, translating to MTLTDPLIQLRAEVQAAVRRYYEQRFQPVTFEPGQTYVPVSGKVFDAAELVHLVDASLDFWLTTGRFAAEFEQRFARWMGTKHCSLVNSGSSANLLALSALTSPQLGDRALQPGDEVITVAAGFPTTVNPIWQNQLVPVFVDVELPGCGLAVEQLEAALSGRTRAIIAAHTLGNPFNLEAVSAFARAHGLWLIEDNCDAVGSLYAGQKTGSFGHLATVSFYPAHHLTMGEGGAVLTSDSRLKQIVESLRDWGRSCWCAPGVDNTCNRRFGWQLGDLPMGYDHKYTYSHLGYNLKLTDMQAAVGCAQLDKLDAFVARRRANFHFLHRQLEGLEDLFILPEAEPKSDPSWFGFLLFVRETAPFSRNALVQHLEARRIGTRLLFGGNLLRQPAYQGRPCRVTGSLKNSDFVMENAFWIGLYPGLDEAMLAYTAQTIREFCAR from the coding sequence ATGACGCTTACCGACCCGCTTATCCAGTTGCGCGCCGAGGTGCAGGCTGCCGTCCGCCGCTACTACGAGCAGCGCTTCCAGCCTGTCACCTTTGAGCCCGGCCAGACCTACGTGCCTGTCTCAGGCAAGGTCTTCGACGCGGCGGAACTGGTGCATCTGGTCGATGCCTCGCTCGATTTCTGGCTCACCACCGGTCGCTTCGCCGCCGAATTCGAGCAGCGCTTTGCCCGCTGGATGGGAACAAAGCACTGCTCGCTGGTCAACTCCGGCTCCTCGGCCAATCTGCTTGCCCTGAGCGCCCTGACTTCTCCGCAATTGGGCGATCGCGCCCTCCAGCCAGGGGACGAGGTGATCACCGTCGCCGCCGGTTTTCCGACCACCGTCAACCCGATCTGGCAGAACCAACTGGTGCCGGTATTCGTCGATGTCGAACTGCCCGGCTGCGGCCTCGCCGTCGAGCAGCTAGAAGCGGCTCTGAGCGGGCGCACGCGGGCGATCATCGCCGCCCACACCCTGGGCAATCCCTTCAACCTGGAGGCGGTGAGCGCCTTTGCCCGCGCCCACGGCCTCTGGCTCATCGAGGACAACTGCGATGCGGTGGGCAGTCTCTACGCCGGCCAAAAGACCGGCAGCTTCGGCCACCTGGCGACGGTGAGTTTCTACCCGGCCCACCACCTGACGATGGGCGAAGGGGGGGCAGTGCTCACCTCCGACAGCCGCCTCAAGCAGATCGTCGAATCGCTGCGCGACTGGGGCCGCTCCTGCTGGTGCGCCCCAGGGGTAGACAACACCTGCAACCGGCGCTTTGGCTGGCAGCTGGGCGATCTGCCGATGGGCTACGACCACAAGTACACCTACTCGCACCTGGGCTACAACCTGAAGCTCACCGACATGCAGGCCGCTGTCGGTTGCGCCCAACTCGACAAGCTGGACGCATTTGTTGCCCGCCGCCGCGCCAACTTCCACTTCCTGCACCGGCAACTGGAGGGGCTGGAAGACCTGTTCATCCTCCCCGAGGCCGAACCCAAAAGCGATCCGAGCTGGTTCGGTTTTTTATTGTTCGTGCGGGAAACGGCTCCCTTCAGCCGGAACGCCCTGGTCCAGCACCTGGAGGCGCGCCGCATCGGCACCCGGCTGTTGTTCGGGGGCAACCTCCTGCGCCAGCCCGCCTATCAGGGCCGTCCCTGCCGGGTAACAGGCTCCCTCAAAAATTCTGATTTCGTGATGGAAAATGCCTTCTGGATCGGGCTGTATCCCGGCCTGGACGAGGCGATGCTCGCCTACACCGCCCAGACGATCCGGGAATTTTGCGCTCGATGA